The following are from one region of the Alkalimarinus sediminis genome:
- a CDS encoding DUF2797 domain-containing protein yields the protein MAVSLEQPISYTLILGDSSLNLNELVGEQIKIQYQGKITCSNCGRNTKKSFSQGYCYPCFSKLASCDTCIMSPEKCHYAAGTCREPEWGETHCMTPHIVYLANSSGVKVGITRETQVPTRWIDQGAIEAIPVFRVSTRHLSGLVEVVFKQHVTDRTNWRAMLKGQVAELDMLAERDRLLALVDADIQQIRDAHPEEVIELVDVEHKTPMQYPVDVWPEKVVSLNLDKTPEVSGQLMGIKGQYLILDSGCINIRKFGSYHVEVSRY from the coding sequence ATGGCTGTGTCATTGGAGCAACCCATTAGCTACACGCTAATATTAGGTGACTCTTCCTTGAATCTGAATGAGCTAGTTGGAGAGCAAATTAAGATTCAATATCAAGGTAAAATTACCTGTTCTAATTGTGGTAGAAATACCAAGAAAAGTTTTTCGCAAGGCTACTGCTACCCTTGCTTCTCAAAACTGGCGTCATGTGATACCTGCATTATGAGTCCAGAAAAGTGCCATTATGCGGCCGGTACCTGCAGAGAGCCTGAGTGGGGTGAGACTCACTGCATGACGCCTCATATTGTCTATTTAGCTAACTCATCAGGCGTTAAGGTTGGTATTACTCGAGAAACTCAAGTGCCTACCCGATGGATTGACCAAGGAGCAATTGAGGCGATACCTGTATTTCGCGTGTCAACTCGTCATCTATCTGGGTTGGTTGAAGTGGTGTTTAAGCAGCATGTTACTGATCGAACCAACTGGCGTGCAATGCTGAAAGGACAGGTTGCCGAGTTAGATATGCTGGCAGAGCGTGATCGTTTGTTGGCGTTGGTCGATGCTGATATCCAACAAATACGGGATGCACACCCAGAAGAAGTTATTGAGCTTGTAGACGTAGAGCATAAAACCCCGATGCAGTATCCGGTGGATGTCTGGCCAGAAAAAGTGGTTTCATTAAACTTGGATAAAACACCTGAAGTTTCAGGGCAGCTGATGGGAATAAAAGGTCAATACCTAATACTCGACAGTGGTTGCATAAATATAAGAAAGTTCGGCTCTTACCATGTTGAGGTTTCTCGATATTAG
- a CDS encoding NAD(+) kinase: MDHFRNIGLIGRMGSVKVVETLRNLKKYLLNEGYHMIVEENTSTLLPGHGLQVSSVKMMGEVCDLVIVVGGDGSLLGAARELAKSNVPLLGVNRGRLGFLTDISPSELEEKVGEVLNGEYVEERRFLLEVTVKRDGEPVAYGAGLNDIVLHPGKSTRMIGFDLFIEGQFVYSQRSDGLIVSTPTGSTAYALSAGGPLLHPKLDAIALVPMFPHTLSSRPIVVDGNSEIKIIIGDANEIYPQISCDGQTDLPVAPGDTVNIYKRPYKVRLIHPTSHNFYETCRKKLGWAHHLGTS; this comes from the coding sequence ATGGATCATTTTCGTAATATTGGGTTGATCGGCCGGATGGGGAGCGTAAAAGTTGTTGAAACGCTTCGTAATCTAAAAAAGTACCTTCTTAACGAAGGCTACCACATGATCGTAGAGGAGAATACATCTACATTGCTGCCTGGTCATGGCTTGCAAGTGAGTAGTGTGAAGATGATGGGGGAAGTTTGTGACCTTGTCATTGTTGTGGGCGGTGATGGCAGCCTTTTAGGGGCTGCGAGAGAGCTTGCAAAATCGAATGTACCGCTGTTGGGTGTGAACAGAGGGCGGTTGGGCTTTTTGACTGATATATCCCCTAGCGAGCTAGAAGAGAAAGTGGGAGAGGTCCTCAATGGAGAGTACGTTGAGGAGCGACGCTTTCTATTGGAGGTCACCGTCAAACGTGATGGTGAACCGGTTGCTTATGGTGCTGGATTGAACGACATTGTACTCCACCCAGGTAAGTCTACCCGTATGATTGGTTTTGATTTGTTCATTGAAGGTCAGTTTGTCTACAGCCAGCGGTCTGATGGCTTGATCGTATCAACACCTACAGGTTCCACCGCTTATGCCTTATCAGCAGGTGGACCATTGCTGCATCCGAAACTTGATGCTATCGCGCTAGTACCTATGTTTCCACATACATTGAGTAGTCGACCTATTGTTGTTGACGGTAATAGTGAAATTAAAATCATCATTGGCGACGCGAACGAAATCTATCCTCAAATAAGTTGTGATGGGCAAACGGACCTTCCGGTTGCGCCTGGTGATACAGTGAACATCTATAAACGACCCTACAAGGTCAGGCTAATACATCCTACAAGTCATAATTTTTATGAAACTTGCCGAAAGAAACTAGGGTGGGCTCATCATTTGGGAACCAGTTAA
- a CDS encoding DUF1329 domain-containing protein, producing the protein MQKRKILLSGLIAFSLLSAGANAKVSSQEAQKLKGELTPFGGIKAGNEDNTIPEWTGGITKAPDGYKKSGQHHIDPFADDKILFTITAQNVETYKDKLTPGQLALFKTYPTTYKMPVYQSRRTQSAPKWVEDNIFKNATTGELVRGGAGIKNAYGGVPFPILSGDENEKGLQAIWNHNTRWRGVFVTRRSSEVNVQRNGDFTPVTSQQELFFNYYNPEGNEKKLKNILFYYLSFTKSPARLAGGAVLIHETMDQVKEPRQAWGYNSGQRRVRRAPNLAYDSPIAASDNLRTADDTDLYNGAPDRYDWTYKGLREVYIPYNSYKMSQGDVKYKTLLGVSHINPDLTRWELHRVHVVEANLKKGERHIYKKRVFYLDEDSWNATMVDQYDNRGELWRVSMAFLKNFYELPGVWTALDVFYDLQARRYHVQGLDSEERETRVFENKIPNTRYFKPSSLRRRGR; encoded by the coding sequence ATGCAGAAAAGAAAAATACTGCTTAGCGGCTTAATTGCATTCTCGCTACTATCGGCAGGCGCCAATGCAAAAGTCTCTTCTCAGGAGGCCCAGAAACTAAAAGGTGAGCTAACGCCTTTTGGTGGTATTAAGGCTGGAAATGAAGATAACACCATTCCTGAGTGGACTGGTGGAATAACTAAAGCACCTGATGGTTATAAAAAGTCTGGTCAGCACCATATCGATCCGTTCGCTGATGATAAAATATTATTTACTATTACCGCTCAAAATGTTGAGACTTACAAAGATAAATTAACACCTGGGCAGTTGGCGCTTTTTAAAACTTATCCAACAACCTACAAAATGCCTGTTTACCAATCAAGAAGAACCCAGTCGGCACCTAAATGGGTTGAAGATAATATCTTCAAAAACGCAACCACTGGTGAGCTAGTGCGAGGCGGAGCGGGTATCAAAAATGCCTATGGTGGTGTTCCTTTTCCCATTTTAAGTGGTGATGAAAATGAAAAAGGGCTGCAGGCTATTTGGAATCATAATACTCGCTGGCGCGGCGTATTTGTTACCAGACGCTCTTCAGAAGTAAATGTACAGCGTAACGGTGACTTTACACCGGTAACATCTCAGCAAGAACTGTTTTTTAACTACTACAACCCTGAAGGTAATGAGAAGAAACTTAAAAATATTCTTTTCTACTACCTATCATTTACGAAATCTCCAGCGCGTTTGGCGGGTGGGGCAGTTTTAATTCACGAAACAATGGATCAGGTTAAAGAGCCTCGTCAGGCGTGGGGTTATAACTCGGGCCAGCGTCGTGTACGTCGTGCCCCTAACCTAGCGTATGACTCACCAATTGCTGCGTCTGATAACTTGCGTACAGCTGATGATACAGACTTGTATAATGGCGCACCTGATCGATACGACTGGACATATAAAGGCCTGAGAGAGGTCTATATTCCTTATAATAGCTACAAAATGAGTCAGGGTGATGTTAAATACAAGACTCTGTTGGGCGTGTCGCATATCAACCCTGATCTTACTCGCTGGGAGTTGCATCGTGTACATGTAGTGGAAGCTAACCTCAAAAAAGGTGAGCGCCATATCTATAAAAAACGTGTTTTCTATCTTGATGAAGATAGTTGGAATGCAACCATGGTTGATCAATATGATAACCGTGGAGAGCTTTGGCGCGTGAGTATGGCATTTTTGAAAAACTTCTATGAATTGCCTGGTGTATGGACTGCATTGGATGTTTTCTACGACTTGCAGGCTCGTCGTTATCATGTTCAAGGGTTAGACTCAGAAGAGCGTGAGACCCGCGTATTTGAGAACAAAATACCGAATACACGTTACTTTAAGCCGTCATCCCTTCGTAGAAGAGGCCGGTAA
- a CDS encoding DUF1853 family protein, with the protein MKNKQVRDLAWVVNSPSLIQQQSGWPIIAETAKTPEDSWVDQWLLALDNDPSALNQHLSKEKSHFLGTYFESLWAFYLISNPRYELIAKNLQANTKSRTEGEFDFIVVDKLAEQYIHQEIAIKFYLGLKHPNNHLFSDGESIWLGPQCRDRLDLKMDKMLSTQIKLASRESGKQALRSINIDPDSSNFTTQLVMKGYLFYPPDRSVVAPNFCSRNHLRGQWFKLDEFKAYIETHKFDAWAILTKSEWVSQHHIDTNITSQDSAAAIEHQNHTGEVGSHNRKASDIDTNIFNQPPPCFFTDHADLLDTVNKKITTENRPWMVACLIQQKEGHHLEAQRLFVVPENWPYLD; encoded by the coding sequence ATGAAAAACAAACAGGTAAGAGACTTAGCTTGGGTCGTTAACAGCCCCTCCCTCATTCAACAACAAAGTGGATGGCCGATCATAGCAGAAACCGCAAAAACACCAGAAGACAGCTGGGTTGATCAGTGGCTGTTAGCCCTAGATAACGATCCATCCGCATTAAACCAGCACCTCTCAAAAGAGAAGTCACACTTTCTCGGAACCTACTTTGAATCTTTGTGGGCGTTTTACCTGATCTCAAACCCCAGGTACGAACTTATCGCAAAAAACCTGCAAGCTAACACCAAGAGCCGCACAGAAGGAGAGTTTGACTTCATTGTTGTTGATAAACTCGCAGAGCAATACATCCACCAAGAAATTGCGATCAAGTTTTACCTAGGCCTCAAGCACCCCAACAACCACTTATTTTCTGACGGAGAGAGTATTTGGCTAGGCCCTCAATGTAGAGATCGCCTTGATTTGAAGATGGACAAAATGCTCTCAACTCAAATCAAGCTAGCGAGCAGAGAGAGCGGTAAACAAGCATTAAGATCAATCAATATCGACCCAGACTCAAGCAACTTTACAACCCAACTGGTGATGAAAGGATATCTATTCTACCCTCCGGACAGATCAGTAGTGGCACCTAATTTTTGCAGCCGAAACCACCTCAGAGGTCAATGGTTCAAGCTTGATGAATTTAAGGCTTACATAGAGACTCACAAGTTTGACGCCTGGGCTATCTTGACAAAGTCTGAATGGGTTAGCCAGCACCATATTGACACCAATATCACCTCTCAGGATAGCGCCGCTGCGATCGAACATCAAAACCATACCGGAGAAGTGGGCAGCCATAACAGAAAAGCCAGCGACATCGATACAAACATTTTCAACCAGCCTCCCCCATGTTTTTTTACCGATCACGCTGATCTATTGGATACTGTAAATAAGAAAATCACCACCGAGAATCGGCCATGGATGGTTGCATGTCTAATACAACAAAAAGAAGGTCACCACTTGGAAGCCCAAAGACTATTTGTGGTACCGGAAAACTGGCCATACCTAGACTAG
- a CDS encoding metallophosphoesterase encodes MAKSQGYDLIGDVHGCMMTLVKLLEQLGYRKRNGVYQHANRKAVFIGDIVDRGPRIREALHIVRDMVEHGSAYIVMGNHEYNALGYCTRARPGSGHTYLREHNERHERLIRETLDQFEAYPSEWNDFLEWFYQIPIFLELEDFRVVHACWDQHLISQFKERYGGNLIDEDFLHASTVKDSFAGQMMDRLLRGTDMRLPNSEYIVGKDGFTRHFFRTKFWNDSPEVYQDVVFQPDPLPQHIAEHRLTDAEKEQLLSYDADQPPVFVGHYWMSGPPRPIQPNIACLDYSAVKYGKLVAYQMDGEQELSKDKFVWVDVVKPEHR; translated from the coding sequence GTGGCGAAATCACAAGGTTATGACCTGATCGGCGATGTACACGGTTGTATGATGACGTTGGTAAAGTTGTTAGAGCAACTGGGTTACCGAAAGCGTAACGGTGTTTATCAGCATGCCAACCGAAAGGCGGTTTTTATTGGCGATATTGTTGATCGTGGCCCCCGTATAAGAGAAGCGTTACATATTGTTCGTGATATGGTCGAACATGGTTCTGCGTATATCGTGATGGGAAATCATGAATACAATGCACTGGGCTACTGTACGCGAGCCCGACCCGGTAGTGGGCATACTTATTTGCGTGAGCACAACGAGAGACACGAGCGCTTAATTCGAGAAACTCTGGATCAGTTCGAAGCGTACCCATCTGAATGGAATGATTTTTTGGAATGGTTCTATCAGATACCGATCTTCTTGGAGTTGGAAGATTTTCGAGTGGTTCATGCTTGTTGGGATCAGCATCTAATCTCTCAGTTCAAAGAGCGCTACGGCGGAAATCTAATTGATGAGGATTTTTTGCATGCATCCACTGTTAAAGATAGTTTCGCTGGGCAGATGATGGATAGGCTGTTGCGCGGGACTGACATGCGCCTGCCTAACTCTGAATATATTGTTGGCAAGGATGGGTTTACTCGTCACTTCTTCAGAACTAAGTTCTGGAATGATAGTCCTGAAGTTTATCAAGATGTTGTCTTCCAACCTGACCCTCTACCTCAGCACATAGCCGAGCATCGTCTAACAGATGCCGAAAAAGAACAGTTACTCAGCTATGATGCGGATCAGCCACCGGTTTTTGTTGGCCATTATTGGATGTCAGGACCTCCGCGGCCCATTCAGCCTAATATCGCATGTCTTGATTATAGTGCTGTTAAATACGGTAAGTTGGTGGCTTATCAAATGGATGGAGAGCAAGAGCTGTCTAAAGATAAGTTTGTCTGGGTTGATGTAGTTAAACCCGAACATCGTTAA
- a CDS encoding 1-aminocyclopropane-1-carboxylate deaminase/D-cysteine desulfhydrase, which yields MAEGELQKLQDDEVGKGACWLSSAKQVPIARLDCDLLSAHGIELSVARLDLVDPQISGNKWFKLKYNLIEALNQGATHIVSFGGAYSNHLHALAAACFRLGLKSTAVLRGELVTPLNPTLHDCKSWGMEFLPVTRTQYREKSSPQFIQQLHDQLGAFYLVPEGGSNALAVKGVAEVVPAIVAEIGVFDYLCCGVGSGGTLSGLIAGAGSPVKCIGYSAIKGGQYIEGQIKELLAQYQMSDGSIDDESVVVDIVHDYHFGGFAKVQPELISFMTWFESSFDIPLEHVYTAKMLYGLFDQIKAGRFSRGQRIVALHTGGLQGRRAIAGNIIS from the coding sequence GTGGCTGAAGGGGAGCTCCAGAAGCTACAAGATGACGAAGTTGGCAAAGGGGCTTGTTGGCTCTCATCTGCTAAACAAGTCCCTATAGCTCGTCTTGACTGCGATTTACTCAGCGCTCATGGTATTGAGCTATCTGTTGCAAGACTTGATCTGGTTGACCCGCAAATTTCGGGTAACAAATGGTTTAAACTGAAATACAATCTCATAGAAGCACTTAATCAAGGTGCGACCCATATTGTTAGCTTTGGTGGCGCATATTCTAATCACCTGCATGCCTTGGCGGCTGCTTGTTTTCGTTTAGGTCTTAAGTCGACAGCTGTGCTCAGAGGTGAGTTAGTCACGCCTTTAAACCCAACGCTTCACGATTGTAAGTCTTGGGGTATGGAATTTCTTCCTGTCACGCGAACACAATACCGAGAAAAATCATCGCCTCAGTTTATTCAGCAATTACATGACCAATTGGGCGCTTTCTACTTGGTGCCAGAAGGGGGGAGTAATGCATTGGCTGTGAAGGGGGTGGCGGAAGTCGTCCCTGCTATTGTGGCTGAGATTGGGGTATTTGATTATTTGTGTTGTGGGGTGGGCTCTGGTGGTACGTTGTCGGGTTTAATCGCTGGGGCAGGCTCGCCTGTTAAGTGTATTGGTTACAGTGCGATAAAAGGCGGACAATATATTGAAGGCCAAATAAAGGAGTTGCTAGCTCAATATCAGATGAGCGATGGCTCTATCGATGATGAATCAGTCGTAGTTGATATCGTTCATGATTATCATTTTGGTGGCTTTGCAAAGGTGCAGCCAGAGTTGATAAGTTTTATGACATGGTTTGAGAGCAGTTTTGATATTCCCCTAGAGCATGTTTATACCGCTAAGATGTTGTATGGTCTTTTTGATCAAATAAAGGCTGGCCGTTTTTCAAGAGGTCAGCGCATAGTTGCACTTCATACCGGGGGGCTTCAAGGGCGAAGAGCAATAGCCGGCAATATAATCTCCTGA
- a CDS encoding YeaC family protein yields MTFEEIIQKIDPQIYKNLRQAIELGKWPDGRVLTREQKEISMQAVIYYENKADIPESERIGFIDRTKVEATPCASSSDTQTVDVINVS; encoded by the coding sequence ATGACATTTGAAGAGATTATTCAGAAAATAGACCCGCAAATTTATAAAAATCTTCGTCAAGCAATCGAGCTTGGCAAGTGGCCAGACGGTAGAGTGCTGACTCGCGAGCAAAAAGAGATCTCAATGCAGGCCGTTATCTATTATGAGAATAAAGCTGATATTCCAGAATCAGAGCGCATTGGTTTTATTGATCGAACCAAAGTAGAAGCAACTCCTTGTGCATCCTCCTCAGACACTCAAACCGTAGACGTAATAAACGTTAGTTAA
- the pepN gene encoding aminopeptidase N, which yields MKEAQPRTIFLKDYKKPPFLIDETVLHFDLSEQGATVKSRLSIRRNPDADTAPQDLYLDGVDLELAAIAIDGVELSGSGYELIAEGLRVIDVADNFLLECETRIKPHENTCLEGLYKSSSMFCTQCEAEGFRRITYYLDRPDVMSRFTTTIVADKNLYPILLSNGNQVERGDLDADRHFVTWEDPFRKPCYLFALVAGDLLNIDDEYTTMSGRKVALRMFVEPQNKDKCSHALNSLKASMKWDEEVYGREYDLDIFMIVAVDDFNMGAMENKGLNIFNSSCVLAKPDTATDATYQRIEAIVAHEYFHNWSGNRVTCRDWFQLSLKEGFTVFRDAEFSADMNSRTVKRIEDVNLLRTAQFAEDAGPMSHPVRPASFIEISNFYTLTIYEKGAEVVGMIYRLLGAELFRKGSDLYFERHDGQAVTTDDFVQAMQDASGKDLTQFKRWYDLAGTPVIAVDYEYDQDGQTFTLKLSQSCPSTAGDVVEKPFHIPFSFALLDNNGCNIPLIQDDDAVFANAPTELVLDFVKTEQIFTFQHIEKRPIPSLLRGFSAPVRIKNTYSRDELLFLMSNETDGFNRWDAGQKLAVEIIREVAESYAQGAELTVDQRLIEAYRGLLVSESIDKALLSKMLLLPTESYLIELSETANVDAIHHARNFVRDTVAKALKSELLKCYQDNLEAETAYSADFRSIAKRSLKNIALGLLLSIGDAEALTLAETQFATAENMTDESASLIALVNSDFIAPREAALETFYAKWKADPQVVEQWLSIQCGSVKSGSLEAVKRLMSHEAFDIKNPNKVRSVIGAFCNQNIVSFHNANGQGYAFLADNVIKLNKLNPQIASRLVTPLTRWKKFDEQRQALMQAQLKRILDEENLSKDVYEVVSKSIK from the coding sequence ATGAAAGAAGCTCAGCCACGCACTATTTTCCTTAAAGATTATAAAAAGCCTCCATTTCTAATCGACGAAACGGTACTCCACTTTGATTTAAGTGAGCAGGGCGCTACCGTTAAATCTCGACTCTCGATTAGGCGAAACCCTGATGCAGATACTGCCCCACAAGACCTCTATTTAGATGGGGTTGACCTAGAGTTAGCAGCCATAGCAATTGATGGTGTTGAACTTTCAGGTAGCGGCTATGAGCTCATCGCTGAAGGTTTGCGAGTTATTGATGTAGCGGATAACTTTTTACTGGAGTGTGAAACGCGCATAAAACCGCATGAAAATACCTGTTTGGAAGGGCTGTATAAGTCATCTTCGATGTTTTGTACTCAGTGTGAAGCTGAAGGGTTTCGAAGAATTACTTATTATCTTGATCGCCCAGATGTTATGTCTCGCTTCACTACCACGATTGTTGCCGATAAAAATCTATACCCGATATTGCTATCCAATGGCAATCAGGTTGAAAGGGGGGATCTGGACGCAGATCGCCATTTTGTGACATGGGAAGATCCCTTCCGTAAACCTTGTTATTTGTTTGCATTGGTTGCCGGTGATCTGCTTAATATCGATGATGAATATACAACGATGTCTGGCCGCAAAGTCGCGCTAAGGATGTTTGTTGAACCTCAAAATAAAGATAAGTGTAGCCATGCATTGAACTCGCTCAAAGCGTCAATGAAGTGGGATGAAGAGGTTTACGGCAGGGAGTATGATCTTGATATTTTCATGATTGTTGCTGTTGACGACTTCAATATGGGCGCGATGGAAAATAAAGGCTTGAATATATTCAACTCTTCATGTGTTTTAGCAAAACCTGATACCGCTACAGATGCCACTTATCAGCGGATTGAAGCAATAGTCGCGCACGAATACTTTCACAACTGGTCTGGTAACCGGGTAACGTGCCGAGACTGGTTTCAGCTTAGCTTAAAAGAAGGGTTTACTGTTTTTCGGGATGCTGAGTTCTCGGCAGATATGAACTCTCGGACCGTTAAGCGAATCGAAGATGTAAACCTTCTTCGTACAGCTCAGTTTGCTGAAGATGCCGGGCCAATGTCTCACCCAGTGAGGCCTGCATCGTTTATCGAAATCTCCAACTTTTACACGTTAACTATCTATGAGAAAGGCGCCGAAGTTGTAGGGATGATCTATCGACTGCTAGGTGCCGAGTTATTTAGAAAAGGTAGTGATCTCTATTTTGAGCGACATGATGGCCAGGCGGTTACAACTGACGACTTTGTTCAGGCTATGCAAGATGCTAGTGGTAAAGATCTGACGCAATTCAAACGTTGGTATGACCTTGCGGGCACGCCTGTTATCGCCGTTGATTACGAATATGATCAGGATGGGCAAACCTTTACGCTCAAGCTGTCGCAGTCATGTCCGTCAACTGCCGGAGATGTTGTCGAGAAACCATTTCATATCCCATTCTCATTCGCACTACTCGATAACAACGGCTGCAATATACCCTTAATACAAGATGACGATGCCGTATTTGCAAATGCCCCGACTGAGTTGGTGTTAGATTTTGTCAAGACGGAGCAAATATTCACGTTTCAGCATATAGAAAAGAGACCAATACCTTCTCTGTTGCGAGGTTTTTCAGCGCCTGTACGAATTAAAAATACCTACAGTCGAGATGAGTTGCTCTTTTTAATGAGTAATGAGACCGATGGCTTTAACCGATGGGATGCAGGCCAAAAATTAGCAGTCGAGATTATTCGTGAAGTGGCAGAGAGTTATGCACAAGGCGCTGAGCTTACAGTGGATCAACGATTGATTGAGGCCTATCGAGGCTTGCTGGTGAGTGAGTCGATCGATAAAGCTCTGCTATCGAAGATGCTGTTATTGCCGACTGAGTCCTATTTGATAGAGCTCTCAGAGACTGCAAATGTAGACGCGATACATCATGCTAGAAACTTTGTACGCGATACAGTGGCAAAAGCGCTTAAGTCTGAACTGCTGAAGTGTTACCAAGATAACTTGGAAGCAGAAACGGCTTATAGTGCAGACTTTAGATCTATTGCAAAACGTTCTTTAAAAAATATTGCGCTAGGGCTCCTGTTATCTATCGGGGACGCTGAAGCGCTGACACTTGCTGAGACTCAATTCGCCACAGCGGAGAATATGACCGACGAAAGTGCATCGCTCATAGCATTGGTTAATTCAGACTTTATTGCTCCGAGAGAGGCTGCACTTGAGACGTTTTACGCCAAATGGAAAGCAGACCCGCAGGTAGTAGAGCAGTGGTTATCTATTCAGTGCGGTAGTGTTAAGTCGGGTTCACTGGAAGCGGTTAAACGTTTAATGTCTCATGAAGCATTTGATATTAAAAACCCTAATAAGGTTAGATCGGTGATTGGTGCTTTCTGCAATCAGAATATCGTTAGCTTTCATAATGCCAATGGTCAAGGTTATGCATTTTTGGCCGACAATGTTATTAAGCTTAATAAACTCAACCCGCAAATCGCATCAAGATTGGTAACACCGCTAACGCGATGGAAAAAGTTTGATGAGCAACGACAAGCACTAATGCAGGCACAGTTGAAGCGCATTTTAGACGAAGAAAACTTATCCAAAGATGTCTATGAGGTGGTTTCAAAAAGCATAAAGTAA
- a CDS encoding rhomboid family intramembrane serine protease, which produces MVKVAEVNIDIDLSLFSRWLNSQRVLHRISEENGLQVIWVEDPQADQPVKDALERYLSDQAFKAQLDSYSEQLTFSLRPARSLMPRPKPAQAPIIFTFIGLAVLVALLTGFGGGGPILRTMMIVDPIGLDISSLPARLNLLLATLGEWQVWRLISPDFLHFSEMHLIFNMLMFWFLGGQIEGVQGRQRFIGLFLVCSIVPNIAQYLEAGPLFGGMSGVVYGLVGYCWLWCRMRPGELMFPPALMGISLVWLIIGYTPLTEALMIGRMANSAHLFGLLMGLLYAYILLSISSRKTA; this is translated from the coding sequence GTGGTTAAAGTAGCTGAAGTTAATATTGATATAGATCTGTCGCTTTTCAGTCGTTGGTTAAACAGTCAGCGAGTGCTACACAGAATATCAGAAGAAAATGGTCTTCAGGTTATCTGGGTTGAAGATCCGCAGGCTGATCAACCGGTTAAAGATGCACTGGAACGCTATCTTAGTGATCAGGCATTCAAGGCTCAATTGGATAGCTATAGCGAGCAACTGACATTTTCATTACGTCCCGCTCGCTCGCTAATGCCAAGACCTAAGCCGGCGCAAGCGCCGATTATTTTTACCTTTATCGGTTTGGCCGTACTGGTGGCACTGTTGACTGGTTTTGGCGGAGGCGGGCCAATCCTTCGAACGATGATGATCGTTGATCCGATAGGGCTTGATATCTCGTCGCTACCTGCACGGCTTAATTTATTATTAGCCACACTAGGTGAATGGCAGGTTTGGCGGTTGATCTCACCTGACTTCCTTCATTTTAGTGAAATGCATCTTATATTTAACATGCTGATGTTTTGGTTTCTCGGTGGTCAAATAGAGGGTGTGCAGGGTAGACAAAGATTTATTGGATTATTTTTAGTCTGCTCTATTGTGCCAAATATTGCGCAGTATCTTGAAGCTGGGCCTTTGTTTGGTGGGATGTCAGGTGTCGTATACGGGTTAGTAGGCTATTGCTGGCTGTGGTGTCGAATGAGACCGGGCGAATTAATGTTTCCGCCTGCGTTAATGGGCATTAGTCTGGTATGGCTGATTATTGGTTATACCCCTCTGACGGAAGCACTAATGATTGGGCGTATGGCCAATTCAGCTCATTTGTTTGGGCTTTTAATGGGTTTATTGTATGCGTATATCCTGTTATCCATTAGCTCAAGAAAGACAGCGTAG